Within the Candidatus Eisenbacteria bacterium genome, the region TTCTGCCAGCGCGAAGCGGCCGAGACGCTGATCTACCTGATGGAGCTCGCGCTGCCGGGGCGTCTCCCGGCGACCGGTTTTCACAAGTTCGAGGTGAGCCCAAAGACGCTCGACCTCCTTCTCAAGGGGGAGAAACCCGAGTTCGCGTCGATCCGCGGCGATTTCTTCCCGCGGCTCATCGATCCGTCGTCTGATTCGAGCACGCTCCCGCTCGTGCGGACGGGCTGCAAGATGGCGACCGGGAGCGGCAAGACGATCATCATGGGGATGCTGATCGCATGGGCGTTCTGCAATCGGGCGCGCAACCCGTCTTCCACTCAGTATCCGAACGCCGTTCTCGTCTGCGCGCCGAACCTCACGGTGAAGAAGCGCCTCCAGGTTCTTCGCCCCGAGGACCCGAACAACTACTTCGACGCCTTCGATCTCGTCCCGCCGAAGTACCGCGAGTACCTGAACATGGGAAAGGTGCTCGTCACGAACTGGCACGTCTTCGCGCCGAAGAGCGAGCACGCCGAGGGGGGCAAGAGCTACGCCGTCGTGAACAAAGGCGAGGAGTCGAACGATGCGTTCACGAAAGATCGCCTAGGGGAACTCGCCGCGCGACTCCCGATCCTCGTGCTGAACGACGAAGGGCACCATTGCTGGCGCGGAAGACCTCTTACGAAGGAAGAAGAGCGCGAGGCGTTCCGCGATCTGGACCGGGAGAAGAAGAAGGCGCTCGAAGAGGAAGCCGACGAGGCGCGCGTTTGGCTCGCCGGTCTCGATCGGATCAACAACTGCGGACTTCTCGGAAAGAGCGACGGCGGAAAACCGGCGCCGGGCATCCTTTCATGTGTGGACCTTTCGGCGACCCCCTTCTATCTCTCGAACAGCGGCTACCCGGAGGGAAGTCCCTTTCCGTGGCTCGTGAGCGACTTCGGTCTCGTCGACGCGATCGAGTGCGGGATCGTGAAGGTCCCGCGCATGCCGGTCCGGGACGACACGGAAAAGAAGGACGATGCCGGTCGGCCCGATCCCAAGTACTTCCGCCTCTGGCACAACATCACGGAGAAGGAGCTGAAGGCGAGCGATTCCGTCCGAAGAGGACAGCCGAAGCCGGAGGCGATCTACAAGTACGCTGAGGG harbors:
- a CDS encoding DEAD/DEAH box helicase family protein: MATRRMSGRPKDETPPPDWTPTQAVDNPVINNPYTEPVKHWLYKDGVPSLMDGRREASYWFRSKRTGSAEQELFREEERDDLPLVNALRADVKRWREAGYRGASRITRELLDWWMRQDRPRRLFFCQREAAETLIYLMELALPGRLPATGFHKFEVSPKTLDLLLKGEKPEFASIRGDFFPRLIDPSSDSSTLPLVRTGCKMATGSGKTIIMGMLIAWAFCNRARNPSSTQYPNAVLVCAPNLTVKKRLQVLRPEDPNNYFDAFDLVPPKYREYLNMGKVLVTNWHVFAPKSEHAEGGKSYAVVNKGEESNDAFTKDRLGELAARLPILVLNDEGHHCWRGRPLTKEEEREAFRDLDREKKKALEEEADEARVWLAGLDRINNCGLLGKSDGGKPAPGILSCVDLSATPFYLSNSGYPEGSPFPWLVSDFGLVDAIECGIVKVPRMPVRDDTEKKDDAGRPDPKYFRLWHNITEKELKASDSVRRGQPKPEAIYKYAEGALLTLASQWKKQFDAIKESAGGQPFVPPVLIVVCDNTELSEVFFRKISGEHEVETADDEGKTV